In Musa acuminata AAA Group cultivar baxijiao chromosome BXJ3-9, Cavendish_Baxijiao_AAA, whole genome shotgun sequence, a single genomic region encodes these proteins:
- the LOC135648996 gene encoding pyruvate kinase 1, cytosolic-like — translation MHGGQMLLEEHVRLASVLAPSKTKFFPSLTKIVGTLGSSSRSVETIEACLTAGMSVARFDFSWLTAEYHQETLDNLKKAVSNVKKPCAVMLDTVGPELQVHNTPGEPIELKAGNHVIITPDLSRVPSAEILPINFTDLAKAVKKGDTIFIGQYLFTGSETTSVWLEVLDTAGKDINCLVKNSARLSGSIFTMHVSQVAISLPTLTSSDKQVISTWGLQNNVDLISLSYTRHAEDVRELREFLKSHNLLTTQIYAKIENFEGLDHFDEILQEADGIILSRGNLGIDLPPEKVFVFQKTAIQKCNMAGKPAIITRVVDSMVDNLRPTRAEATDVANAVLDGTDGISLGAETLRGLYPVETIRTVGQICAEAESVYNHSHQFKRIVQYVGEPMSHEESVASSAVRAAIKVKAAVIVVFTSSGRASRLIAKYRPPMPVLAVVFPQEGMGSVELSSFGITQARQCLAVRGVYPILAPSSKGDASMSKEESGLKLALGYGRSVGILKPYDRAVIFEKIGDSSVVKIIEFEDS, via the exons ATGCACGGCGGGCAGATGCTGCTTGAGGAGCACGTGCGGCTCGCCTCGGTGCTTGCACCCTCCAAGACC AAATTTTTCCCATCGTTGACTAAAATTGTTGGGACACTTGGGTCAAGTTCACGGTCTGTTGAAACAATTGAGGCATGCCTCACGGCAGGAATGTCAG TTGCACGCTTTGATTTTTCTTGGTTAACTGCCGAATACCATCAGGAGACTCTTGATAACTTGAAGAAGGCTGTGAGTAATGTCAAAAAGCCATGTGCT GTTATGCTGGATACTGTGGGTCCAGAACTTCAGGTTCACAACACACCTGGAGAACCAATTGAGTTAAAGGCTGGTAATCATGTCATTATAACTCCAGATCTTTCTAGAGTTCCATCAGCTGAGATATTGCCCATAAATTTCACTGATCTTGCCAAG GCAGTTAAAAAGGGTGACACTATTTTTATTGGCCAGTATCTTTTTACAGGAAGTGAGACAACATCTGTATGGCTTGAG GTTCTGGATACTGCAGGTAAAGACATAAATTGCCTTGTGAAGAACAGTGCTAGACTTTCTGGATCCATTTTCACTATGCATGTATCGCAAGTTGCAATCAGTTTGCCAACTCTGACTAGTAGTGATAAACAA GTTATCTCAACTTGGGGTTTGCAAAATAATGTTGATCTCATTTCCTTGTCTTACACCCGTCATGCAGAGGATGTGCGCGAG CTTAGAGAATTTCTGAAGTCACATAATCTTCTCACCACTCAGATATATGccaaaattgaaaattttgag GGTTTGGATCACTTTGATGAAATTCTCCAGGAAGCAGATGGTATCATTCTTTCTAGAGGAAACTTAGGGATAGACCTTCCCCCGGAAAAG GTATTTGTGTTTCAGAAAACTGCAATTCAAAAATGCAATATGGCTGGAAAACCAGCTATAATTACTAGAGTAGTGGACAGTATGGTTGACAATTTGCGTCCAACTCGTGCAGAGGCAACTGATGTAGCAAATGCTGTTCTGGATG GGACTGATGGTATATCGTTAGGTGCTGAGACTCTTCGAGGCCTCTATCCTGTTGAAACAATCAGGACAGTTGGCCAAATCTGTGCAGAA GCTGAAAGTGTATAtaaccattctcatcaatttaaaAGAATCGTACAATATGTTGGTGAACCAATGTCTCATGAAGAATCTGTCGCATCATCAGCT GTTCGTGCTGCAATCAAAGTCAAAGCTGCTGTAATTGTTGTGTTTACTTCGTCCGGAAGAGCTTCAAG GTTAATAGCAAAGTATAGACCTCCAATGCCTGTTTTGGCTGTTGTCTTCCCACAGGAGGGAATGGGTTCAGTGGAATTGAGTTCTTTCGGCATAACACAG GCCAGGCAGTGTCTAGCAGTAAGAGGTGTTTATCCTATTTTGGCCCCTTCTAGTAAG GGCGACGCGAGCATGTCAAAGGAAGAGTCAGGGTTGAAGCTTGCTCTGGGCTACGGTAGATCTGTGGGAATCCTGAAGCCTTATGATCGTGCAGTCATCTTTGAGAAGATTGGCGACTCCTCAGTCGTTAAGATTATCGAGTTCGAAGATTCTTAA
- the LOC103997450 gene encoding alcohol dehydrogenase 3 isoform X2 yields the protein MSSTAGQVIKCRGKPLVMEEVEVAPPKAMEVRLKILYTSLCHTDVYFWEAKGQTPVFPRIFGHEAGGVVESVGEGVTDLSPGDHVLPIFMGECKECAHCKSQESNMCDLLRINTDRGVMISDGQSRFSINGKPIYHFLGTSTFSEYTVVHVGCVAKINPLAPLDKVCVISCGISTGYGAAVNVAKPPKGSTVAVFGLGAVGLAAAEGARASGASRIIGVDINPKRFEEAMKFGVTEFVNPADYDRPVQEVLAEMTNGGVDRSIECSGSTSAMISAFECVHDGWGVAVLVGVPHKDAVFKTHPVNFLVERTLKGTFYGNYKPRSDIPAVVEKYMAKELELEKFITHSVPFSEINKAFDYMLKGESLRCIIHMDG from the exons ATGTCCAGCACAGCTGGTCAGGTCATAAAATGCAGAG GGAAGCCATTGGTGATGGAAGAGGTCGAGGTGGCACCTCCGAAGGCCATGGAGGTACGGTTGAAGATCCTCTACACTTCCCTTTGCCACACTGATGTCTACTTCTGGGAAGCTAAG GGCCAGACTCCTGTGTTTCCCAGGATCTTTGGCCATGAAGCTGGAGG AGTTGTTGAGAGTGTTGGAGAAGGTGTGACTGATCTTTCCCCAGGAGATCATGTTCTCCCTATCTTCATGGGTGAATGCAAAGAATGTGCTCACTGTAAGTCCCAAGAGAGCAATATGTGTGATCTGCTCAGGATAAACACTGACAGAGGAGTGATGATAAGTGATGGGCAATCAAGGTTCTCCATAAATGGAAAGCCTATTTACCATTTCTTAGGAACATCTACTTTCAGCGAGTACACCGTCGTCCATGTCGGCTGTGTTGCCAAGATCAACCCTTTGGCTCCTCTCGACAAAGTTTGTGTCATCAGCTGTGGCATTTCAACAG GTTATGGTGCTGCTGTGAATGTTGCAAAACCACCTAAGGGTTCAACTGTGGCTGTTTTTGGCCTTGGAGCTGTAGGCCTTGCA GCAGCTGAAGGGGCAAGGGCCTCAGGGGCATCAAGAATAATTGGTGTTGATATTAATCCTAAGAGATTTGAGGAAG CTATGAAGTTTGGTGTGACCGAGTTTGTGAATCCAGCAGACTATGACAGACCAGTTCAAGAG GTGCTTGCTGAAATGACCAACGGTGGAGTCGATCGCAGCATTGAATGTTCTGGCAGCACAAGTGCCATGATATCTGCATTTGAATGtgtccatgat GGTTGGGGTGTTGCTGTACTTGTTGGGGTGCCTCATAAAGATGCTGTGTTCAAGACACACCCTGTGAACTTCCTGGTTGAAAGGACTCTAAAAGGAACCTTCTATGGAAACTACAAACCACGCTCCGATATCCCTGCAGTCGTCGAGAAGTATATGGCCAAG GAGCTGGAATTGGAGAAGTTCATCACACATAGTGTGCCTTTCTCTGAGATCAACAAGGCCTTCGACTACATGCTCAAAGGTGAGAGCCTCCGGTGCATCATTCATATGGATGGATAG
- the LOC103997453 gene encoding uncharacterized protein C57A10.07 gives MNNQSFGTGSPKSFHAYPRVDFDLESGNARKSFRKSKSTPLIDPIRKINSVVNRIHYVCKLHPVAVFLASLFVCLTMLVVLSVYETRFRMMGFRRNDDLSLSLGLYPLANLRNLVMVAGHSIYTSTTCGKVDSEDSWFLEPYQKNPGQAATFLAHIKEGVESAAKDKRSLLLFSGGETRKDAGPRSEAQSYWSVAESQGWFGQQDSVRSRALTEEHARDSFENLLFSVCRFRELTGTYPQNITVVSYDFKKERFAHLHRLAIGFPEGRFFYIGTPAAPGAQEAAEKGEAHVRAQFQEDPYGCLGSLHRKRLKRDPFHRLIPYPNGCPELKGLFSYCGPVPYPASLPWIE, from the exons atgaacaaccaatcatttggAACAGGAAGCCCCAAATCCTTTCATGCTTACCCCAGGGTAGACTTTGATCTGGAATCTGGAAACGCCCGGAAGAGCTTCCGAAAGTCTAAAAGTACGCCTTTGATTGATCCAATCAGGAAGATAAACTCCGTCGTGAACAGGATCCATTACGTATGCAAGCTTCACCCTGTTGCAGTCTTTCTTGCCTCTTTGTTCGTCTGTCTGACCATGCTGGTAGTGCTTTCGGTATACGAGACCCGGTTCAGAATGATGGGTTTCCGGAGGAACGATGACCTGAGTTTGAGTTTGGGCTTGTATCCGTTGGCGAATCTTCGCAATCTCGTGATGGTTGCTGGGCATTCGATCTATACGAGCACCACCTGCGGAAAGGTCGACAGTGAGGATTCGTGGTTCCTGGAGCCATATCAGAAGAATCCGGGGCAAGCGGCGACGTTCTTGGCACATATAAAAGAGGGAGTAGAGAGTGCAGCTAAGGATAAAAGATCACTTCTTTTGTTTAGTGGTGGGGAAACTCGGAAGGATGCTGGTCCTCGCAGCGAAGCACAGAGTTATTGGTCTGTTGCTGAGTCCCAAGGCTGGTTTG GACAGCAAGATAGTGTCAGGAGCAGAGCACTCACAGAGGAGCATGCTAGAGATAGCTTTGAGAACCTTCTTTTTAGTGTTTGTCGCTTTCGTGAACTTACAGGCACTTATCCACAGAATATTACT GTTGTAAGCTATGATTTCAAGAAAGAAAGGTTTGCTCACTTGCACCGACTAGCAATTGGATTTCCTGAAGGGAGGTTCTTCTATATCGGCACCCCTGCTGCTCCAGGTGCACAAGAGGCTGCAGAGAAAGGCGAGGCTCATGTTAGGGCCCAGTTTCAAGAAGATCCTTACGGATGTTTAGGTTCACTTCACAGAAAGCGACTAAAGAGAGACCCATTTCATCGGCTTATCCCTTATCCTAATGGATGCCCTGAATTGAAAGGCTTGTTCAGCTACTGTGGTCCAGTTCCTTATCCAGCGTCACTTCCTTGGATCGAGTAG
- the LOC135650090 gene encoding uncharacterized protein LOC135650090, producing MWFLCVFYHRLLDYRRPEVESLAELSGAFGGDSGGEESPSTRSLEWKLPENHHIDSPFHFVSLPSEEIARNIANRSILVKGFYELWGQGSSYEELEKAIKEFPDERKLPYLTSDSTFRITVDSFGKVISFQEQNERIQGLNYIPFMGRVDLRKPEHRFWLIETDDYGSNNGLPPVVQRTIFFGREVGAADRKLLPTYQLKSRRYLGPTAMDAEMAFLMANQGLAQPGKLVYDPFVGTGSILVAAAHFGAMTMGADIDIRVVRDGRGPNCNVWSNFEQYNLPMPISLLRADNNMPPWRSGLKEVFDAIICDPPYGVRAGGRKSGGRKLLRGTVGPYTVPEEKRLDHIPSTAPYSLAECMHDLLDLSAKLLVMGGRLVFFFPVVREDGLTNAQFPEHPCFTLIASCEQILSLRYSRYLLTMVKTGAYTEEIRESAQKRHLEFKENHLKWLEDGNLHSAVFSPADSQEALGAKSNKFDRDSKPKYRGKYV from the exons ATGTGGTTTCTCTGCGTCTTCTACCACAGGCTCTTGGACTACAGGAGGCCGGAGGTCGAATCCCTCGCCGAGCTCTCTGGGGCCTTCGGAGGCGACAGCGGCGGAGAGGAGTCCCCTTCGACGCGCTCCTTGGAATGGAAGCTTCCGGAGAACCACCACATAGACTCTCCCTTCCATTTCGTCTCCCTTCCGTCTGAGGAGATTGCCAGAAACATCGCCAACCGTA GTATACTTGTCAAGGGTTTTTATGAACTTTGGGGGCAAGGAAGTAGCTATGAGGAATTGGAAAAGGCCATAAAAGAATTTCCAGATGAAAGGAAACTGCCATACTTGACATCAGACAGCACATTCCGGATCACTGTTGATAGCTTTGGCAAGGTGATCAGCTTTCAGGAACAGAATGAACGAATTCAAGGACTCAACTATATACCATTCATG GGACGAGTTGATCTTCGGAAACCTGAGCACAGGTTCTGGCTCATAGAAACTGATGATTATGGATCAAACAATGGCCTTCCTCCCGTTGTTCAGAGGACAATTTTCTTTGGCCGTGAGGTTGGAGCTGCAGATAGGAAGCTGTTGCCTACTTACCAGCTGAAAAGTCGCAGGTACCTAGGTCCTACAGCTATGGATGCTGAAATGGCCTTTCTTATGGCTAATCAAGGCCTTGCACAACCAGGCAAACTTGTTTATGACCCATTTGTTGGAACTGGGAGCATACTGGTTGCTGCTGCACATTTTGGAGCGATGACAATG GGTGCAGATATTGATATAAGAGTAGTACGTGATGGGCGTGGACCAAATTGTAATGTCTGGAGCAATTTTGAACAG TATAATCTGCCAATGCCAATTTCTTTGTTGAGAGCAGACAATAACATGCCCCCTTGGCGCTCAGGTCTAAAAGAG GTATTCGATGCTATAATATGTGACCCACCTTATGGAGTCCGTGCTGGAGGTCGGAAATCTGGTGGCCGGAAATTGCTGAGAGGCACAGTTGGTCCGTACACTGTTCCAGAGGAGAAAAGGCTTGACCACATACCATCAACTGCTCCGTACAGTTTAGCAGAGTGCATGCACGATCTTCTCGACCTTTCTGCAAAGTTGCTGGTGATGGGTGGGAGGCTCGTGTTCTTCTTCCCTGTAGTAAGGGAGGATGGTTTGACTAATGCACAGTTTCCTGAGCATCCTTGCTTCACCTTGATCGCGTCCTGTGAGCAGATACTTAGCCTACGGTATAGCCGTTATTTGTTGACCATGGTGAAGACAGGTGCTTATACTGAAGAAATCAGAGAATCGGCTCAGAAAAGGCACTTGGAGTTCAAGGAGAACCATCTCAAATGGTTAGAAGATGGTAATCTTCACTCTGCAGTATTCAGTCCGGCAGACTCTCAGGAAGCTTTGGGTGCCAAGTCCAACAAGTTTGACAGAGATTCAAAACCAAAATACAGAGGCAAGTACGTCTGA
- the LOC103997450 gene encoding alcohol dehydrogenase 3 isoform X1, which yields MSSTAGQVIKCRAAVAWEAGKPLVMEEVEVAPPKAMEVRLKILYTSLCHTDVYFWEAKGQTPVFPRIFGHEAGGVVESVGEGVTDLSPGDHVLPIFMGECKECAHCKSQESNMCDLLRINTDRGVMISDGQSRFSINGKPIYHFLGTSTFSEYTVVHVGCVAKINPLAPLDKVCVISCGISTGYGAAVNVAKPPKGSTVAVFGLGAVGLAAAEGARASGASRIIGVDINPKRFEEAMKFGVTEFVNPADYDRPVQEVLAEMTNGGVDRSIECSGSTSAMISAFECVHDGWGVAVLVGVPHKDAVFKTHPVNFLVERTLKGTFYGNYKPRSDIPAVVEKYMAKELELEKFITHSVPFSEINKAFDYMLKGESLRCIIHMDG from the exons ATGTCCAGCACAGCTGGTCAGGTCATAAAATGCAGAG CTGCGGTGGCTTGGGAGGCAGGGAAGCCATTGGTGATGGAAGAGGTCGAGGTGGCACCTCCGAAGGCCATGGAGGTACGGTTGAAGATCCTCTACACTTCCCTTTGCCACACTGATGTCTACTTCTGGGAAGCTAAG GGCCAGACTCCTGTGTTTCCCAGGATCTTTGGCCATGAAGCTGGAGG AGTTGTTGAGAGTGTTGGAGAAGGTGTGACTGATCTTTCCCCAGGAGATCATGTTCTCCCTATCTTCATGGGTGAATGCAAAGAATGTGCTCACTGTAAGTCCCAAGAGAGCAATATGTGTGATCTGCTCAGGATAAACACTGACAGAGGAGTGATGATAAGTGATGGGCAATCAAGGTTCTCCATAAATGGAAAGCCTATTTACCATTTCTTAGGAACATCTACTTTCAGCGAGTACACCGTCGTCCATGTCGGCTGTGTTGCCAAGATCAACCCTTTGGCTCCTCTCGACAAAGTTTGTGTCATCAGCTGTGGCATTTCAACAG GTTATGGTGCTGCTGTGAATGTTGCAAAACCACCTAAGGGTTCAACTGTGGCTGTTTTTGGCCTTGGAGCTGTAGGCCTTGCA GCAGCTGAAGGGGCAAGGGCCTCAGGGGCATCAAGAATAATTGGTGTTGATATTAATCCTAAGAGATTTGAGGAAG CTATGAAGTTTGGTGTGACCGAGTTTGTGAATCCAGCAGACTATGACAGACCAGTTCAAGAG GTGCTTGCTGAAATGACCAACGGTGGAGTCGATCGCAGCATTGAATGTTCTGGCAGCACAAGTGCCATGATATCTGCATTTGAATGtgtccatgat GGTTGGGGTGTTGCTGTACTTGTTGGGGTGCCTCATAAAGATGCTGTGTTCAAGACACACCCTGTGAACTTCCTGGTTGAAAGGACTCTAAAAGGAACCTTCTATGGAAACTACAAACCACGCTCCGATATCCCTGCAGTCGTCGAGAAGTATATGGCCAAG GAGCTGGAATTGGAGAAGTTCATCACACATAGTGTGCCTTTCTCTGAGATCAACAAGGCCTTCGACTACATGCTCAAAGGTGAGAGCCTCCGGTGCATCATTCATATGGATGGATAG
- the LOC135650091 gene encoding pathogen-related protein-like produces the protein MANSDSTGGEGDGYRSHIHGDHERNTEWRFGSPPNYDLVNKLFEEGRTKVWEAGSLEERVQHMVKTWEMEMFHKRRFQDYKTVNPDNYTFSLNGRRPITLEQKRKLGGGYNSLLQTSLPQGLRVYDPSRETMESSHAAFTTAFPRGFALEVVHVYSGPPGIVYKFRHWGFMEGPFQGHAPTGEMVELYGMAIFQVDEDMKIEKVEFFYDRGELLGGLLKGAKMEDAGLPASSCPFLKNV, from the exons ATGGCTAACTCCGACTCCACTGGTGGTGAGGGGGACGGGTATCGGTCTCATATCCATGGAGACCACGAGAGGAACACGGAGTGGAGGTTCGGCTCTCCTCCCAACTACGATCTCGTGAACAAGCTCTTCGAAGAAGGCCGAACGAAG GTATGGGAAGCCGGGTCCTTGGAAGAGAGAGTGCAGCACATGGTGAAGACATGGGAGATGGAGATGTTCCACAAGAGACGATTCCAAGACTACAAAACCGTGAATCCGGATAACTACACCTTCAGCCTCAATG GGCGAAGACCGATAACGCTAGAACAGAAGCGGAAGTTGGGAGGCGGCTACAACTCGCTGCTGCAGACGTCGCTGCCGCAAGGCCTGCGCGTGTACGACCCGTCGAGGGAGACGATGGAGTCATCTCACGCCGCCTTCACCACGGCGTTTCCTCGTGGGTTCGCTTTGGAGGTCGTCCATGTCTACAGCGGCCCGCCGGGGATCGTGTACAAGTTCCGGCACTGGGGCTTCATGGAGGGGCCTTTCCAAGGCCATGCACCGACGGGGGAGATGGTGGAGCTCTATGGGATGGCAATATTTCAA GTCGATGAGGACATGAAGATCGAGAAGGTGGAGTTCTTCTACGATCGTGGTGAGCTACTCGGTGGCCTCCTCAAGGGTGCGAAGATGGAGGACGCAGGACTGCCTGCTTCGAGCTGCCCATTCTTGAAGAATGTTTAG